From the genome of Leptotrichia sp. HSP-342:
TCTATTTGGAGTCATTGAAGTTGCTCCAACATAATTTTTAAAATTCTGCGGTTTTGGATCAACCATTACTTTTTTATTGTGTTTTTTTGCTATTTCTATAATTCTTTCTGATAAATGTTTTGTAAGCAACCCTTTATTGTAATCAGAAATCAATACTGCATCAATATTTTCAATGTTTTTTTCAAAATTTTCCAAAAGTTGATTTTGAATATCTTGTGAAATATCAGCATCTTTTTCCCAATCCAGTCTAAGTAACTGTTGACCTTGTGACAAAACTCTGCTTTTAATAATTGTTGGACGTGTTTCATCCTTCACAATTCCAGCAGGATTCACATTTTTATCTTCAAGCTCCTTTATAAATTTTTCTCCATTTGCATCATTGCCAATTACTCCATAAACAAAAACTTTTCCTTTAAGCGAAGTCAAGTTGTTCGCCACATTTGAAGCTCCTCCCAATACAAATCTTTCCTCTTCAATATTCACAATTGGAACAGGTGCTTCAGGAGAAATTCTGTTAACCTTCCCAATTAGATACTCATCTAGCATCATATCACCAATTACAGCAATCCTAACACTGTTAAATTTTTTTATTATTTCTTCAAGTCTTTGAATTGAAATCATTTTTTTCCTTTCCTTAATTCAAATTCATTAATTTAAAATTTTCAATTATATTTTTAATTTTAAATCTTTATTTAGTATTATACTACATATTTTGGAAATTTGCAGTATAATTTGTAAAGTTTTTCATTTGAACTCAAAAAAATTTAAAATGATTATTTTTTTATTAAGTTTTATCTTGAATTACTGCTTCAATTTCAATGTAAATATCCCGCATTTCCCTATTAGTACGTCGATACTTAAACAATGGACCAATTATAGGAATTTTTGATAATACTGGTACTCTTCTTATCGTTTCCTTGCTCACATCCTGCTTTAGCCCTCCAATAAAAGTTGAGCCACCATTATTCAACGTAATTGTTGTTTTAGTCTGATTCTTCTGTTTAGCTCCAGAAGATGCGTTATAGCTTGAAGTTAGCTTAAAGTTGCTTATTTCTGTATCAATTTTAAGCAGAATTTTCTTTATTCCATTAATTTTTCTAATTTCAGGATTTATCCTAAAGACTATACCTGCTTCAGAAAAAATCGGCTCTACATATTCCGTATCTTTCTTTGTAGTCTTTTTTTCTCCAACAAGCACTTCCTCCGTAACCTTTAATTCCCCTTCCTCATTTTCCATAATCATAAGTGTCGGCATTGCTTCTATCCGTATATCTCCATTTTCTTTCAGCAAGTTAAAATCTATTCCTAAAAATCGTCCTCCTTTTGAAAAAATTGACGCAATCGAAACTTCTCCATTCAAAAATTTTGCCACCAGATTATCCTTAGTCGCATTAGAATTATTACTATTTATGCTCCAGTCGATTCCAAGTCGCTCAAACAGATTTGAACTTGTATCAATTATAGTTCCCTTTATTATAATCTGCTCCTTTTCCTTATCCAGCGACTTTATAATCCTTTTCATCTCCTCAACTTTACTCTCATCTCCACTAAAAATTATTTTATTATCAATTCCAATAACTTCAAATCCAAAAAATCCATTAAGTGCCTCGGTAATATCCTTTACATTTCTGTATTCCAAGTCAACTTCCCCAGTTTTCTTTTTTACTTCCTTTACAGTCTGCTGTGCATTATTCTGATTCTGTCCCTGATTCTTATTTTCCTCTTTTTTAGTTACAGGATTATTATCTTTATTATCCTTTTTATTACTGTTTTTCCCCTTATTATCACTATTTTCCTTTTTTTCAGCCTGCACTTTCTTCGGAACTTCATAAATAAATATTTTTTTAGCATTTTCCACATCGCTCTTATTTACGTAATCAGCCGTTTTTGCTCCAAAAACATTACTCAAAGCAATCCAAAAAGCAAAAAAGCAAACAATTAACAATCTGTAACTTCTCTTTTTTTTCAAAATTCTAATCCCCACTTTCAAATATGTGATTTATACAATTTTCCCTTTATTTTCAACATTAATTTTCTTTTTGTCTATAACTTTCTCTATAAAGCCAAGCGAAATTTTAAATCCATCGCTTGTAAGTTCCATAAACATTTTGGAAGTATCGATATATTTTCTGCTTTTATTCACAAAATAAATAAATTTCCCAAAATCATTAAGACTTCCGTACATTGTAAAATGAATATATTTAAGTCTGTATCCATTACGTTCCCACACATTTTCTGACTTTGAGATTTCCTTCATTTTAAGCCCGCTGTCATGCGAAAACACATAAATCATCTTTTTAAATTCAGATTCATTTTTTATTGACAAAAACGACAATCTTTGAGTCAATGCCAATATTTGATTGTATTCGCCTATAATTCTTTCACGTTCTGACTTTTTCTCCTCCACTACATCTACAATCTTACTTTCCAGATTCCTTTTATTCTCAATCAAAATCTTTCTATTATTCAAAACCTCTTTATATTTCCCATACTTTTTGTTAATACTTATCAGCATAAAAATAACTCCAGCCACAAGTATCAATATCTTCAAATTTAATTTTATCATCTTATTTCTTCCTATATATCTTTATTCTATTAAAAAGTTTAATTACGCACTAAAACTTAAAAATTTCTGACTATTTGGCTTAAACTATTTAATATTTATCAATTTAAAATGGTTCAAGTACATACTCAAAAACCGTTGCAGTATCATTATCCTTCAAATACCCCAATTCAGAGCTTGGATATTTTCTCAAAATATTATTCTCAAATTTTTCAAAATTACTAAAATTCTCCATCTCCCCCTGTACAGTCCACTTTGTATTCTCATAATTAATTTTCGTATAACCAATACCATTTTTACTATTTTCAATCAAAAATTTTATAACCGAATAATATTCTCTCCTTTTTATCGCTCCATCAATTTCACGAAGTGTAGCAAGCTCCTTTGAATAATCTGGAATTTCCTCAGCCTTTTTCTTCAAATAATCCTTTTCTAGCGATTTTATCTCCTTCTGAATAATCTCATTTTCAACAGTTTTTTTCTCAAGTGGAATTGAATTATAAATCCAAAAATACCCAATGATACAAATTCCAGCAATAACAACATCAGAAAATTTTATATTTTTTACGCTCTCTTTATCAAAAATTGCCGTTTTATTCACAAAATCAGGACTATCCGAAAGTTCAGCCCCTGCAAATATAACTTTTACATCATTTTCTCCACTTCCAACAACTATCATATCTCCAAAATCAAAGTTTTCAACATCATACATATCCTCAGTTTTAAGCTCAATTTTTTCTATTTCAGTAATTTTTTCATCCACAATTAAAATTCTAAGGCTATTTTCTTCCCCAATCTGCAAAATATCTATTCTATCACTTTTATTCACTGACTTTACACCATTGCTAAAAATCTCTTGATTATCCCTACTCTCTTCATTTATATCAATTTCCTCTATTTCACCAAAATTCCTATCGATATCTAATTTTTCAATAACTCCTGTTTCCTGGACACTTTCAAAATTTCCTATCACATTATGAAAATTTTCTTCATTTCCAAAAAAATTATTTTCATTTTCAAAATTTTCATTCTGATTTATTTCAAAATTTCCGTCCCTATAGTAATTATAAACAGCCTCAAAATCTATTTTCAGCTCTGAAATTATCACAGAATATTTTTTCAGGCAATTTTTTACTTTATTAATCTCCCTTTTATCCAAATAAATATCTAAAAATTGATCTTCCAAATGATTTATAACCAATTTTCTATTCACAAAACTAATTTTTTTCTTAAAAATTTCCGAAATATCTTCCAAATTTATAGACTTTTTCTCTAACTTTTCAACATTATTTTCTTTTTTATGAGATTTTTCCACATTTTCTCCAAAATTACTAAATAAGAAATATGAAAAATGTAAAATTACAGTCGCTTTCGTATTTTTTTCAATCTGATTTTCCTCAAAAAACGATTCTAAAGCCATTTCAAGCTCCTGATTTTCAAAAAAATATATTTCTTCATTAAAATATATATAAATCTTATTTTTACTTCTTATATATATTTTTATTTTTTCTCCCATCACTCCCCCTTTAATATTTTATCTTATTTCTAAATATTTCATTTTGAACAGTTCTATAAAAAACCTGATTCCAAAACCCTCATTTCCACTTCTAGTGAACTTAATCTCCTAAATTCTACCTTTTCCTGAAACAATATCTCTTCATTCAAAATTTTCCTTGCAAAAACAACTTTCAATTCACTATAAACCTTATTTTCTTCAAGTGGTAAGTAATATTCATTATCACTACTGTCTCTTATTGACTTAACCTTATAATTCCCAACACTTTCAGCATCTTTTGCTAAAAAAATCAAATTTTTTATCTCAATAGCCTGCCCATTTTTTTTAAGAATACTGTCAAAATACCGCTCTTTCCTATCTAACAAAACTGTATTCCCATCGAATAAAAACCCTTTATTCAAAATTCGTTCTACATTCTGATTTTCCTTCTGTACCAAAAATTTCTTCTCAACCTTATTTTCCTTTTGGCTTTTTAAAAATACCATTTCCTTTTTTTGTCGCACATAGTAAGCAAAATTAATTGAAAATGCTGAAATTATTGACAAAATTACCAAAACATAAACAAGGCTAGCACCCTCATTTCTTTTTTTTATATTCTTATTTTCCCCCCAAAGTTTTATATTTTTCAATAACCTAAAATATCTATTCCCCATTATCCAAAACCTCAATTTAAATTCTCACAGCCCTAACACTATCATTTTTATCACTATTTAACTTAATAATCAGTAATTCCCCCACTTTCTCAAACCTTGCCTCACGAAATTTTCCAACTTCAGCTCTACTTCCAAATTTTTTCAAATCTTCCGCATCAGAAATATACAATTTTCCTTTATCAAATTCAATTTTGTAAAATAGCTCATTCAATTTAAAAACTATTTGATTTTCTTTAACAAAAATATTATTATTCTCTCCTTCATAAGAAAATCCCTGAATATCCCTATTCTTTATATCCAAAACAATTTTATCGATCGAAAAATACATTTTCTCATACATTTTTTGATTATCCTTCTTTGCCTTTTCCACAATAACCACACGTTTTAAGAACACAGAAACTACGAATACAAGCACAGAAAATATAAACATGCTTATTAATATTTCGACTAATAAATATCCTTCTCTTTTTTTCATTTATTTTCCTCCTGCAAACTAATTTTTTAACTATTTTCATCAATATTTGGAAAATAATAATCCCTTATTTTATCAATATTTATTTCAAAAATATATTCCTTCTGTCCAAGCTCATTCATAAAATACCCATCCGTCCTCTTTATTTCCAAATTTATTTTATCTTCCTGAAATTTTCCCTTTTTATCTCGTTTTTGTTCCAATTTTTTCAAAAATTGATATTTTTTCTCAATTGCAAATCTATTATAA
Proteins encoded in this window:
- the rfaE1 gene encoding D-glycero-beta-D-manno-heptose-7-phosphate kinase, whose amino-acid sequence is MISIQRLEEIIKKFNSVRIAVIGDMMLDEYLIGKVNRISPEAPVPIVNIEEERFVLGGASNVANNLTSLKGKVFVYGVIGNDANGEKFIKELEDKNVNPAGIVKDETRPTIIKSRVLSQGQQLLRLDWEKDADISQDIQNQLLENFEKNIENIDAVLISDYNKGLLTKHLSERIIEIAKKHNKKVMVDPKPQNFKNYVGATSMTPNRKEILDYFGMKKFTSEEEIAEKMAQLKDDLKLDSVVLTRSEEGVSLFRAKHKRIPTVAREVYDVTGAGDTFISTFLLSICAGADLYEAGVIANMASGIVVAKIGTATATQDEIIEFYKDNDNILKNI
- a CDS encoding type II secretion system protein GspD, coding for MKKKRSYRLLIVCFFAFWIALSNVFGAKTADYVNKSDVENAKKIFIYEVPKKVQAEKKENSDNKGKNSNKKDNKDNNPVTKKEENKNQGQNQNNAQQTVKEVKKKTGEVDLEYRNVKDITEALNGFFGFEVIGIDNKIIFSGDESKVEEMKRIIKSLDKEKEQIIIKGTIIDTSSNLFERLGIDWSINSNNSNATKDNLVAKFLNGEVSIASIFSKGGRFLGIDFNLLKENGDIRIEAMPTLMIMENEEGELKVTEEVLVGEKKTTKKDTEYVEPIFSEAGIVFRINPEIRKINGIKKILLKIDTEISNFKLTSSYNASSGAKQKNQTKTTITLNNGGSTFIGGLKQDVSKETIRRVPVLSKIPIIGPLFKYRRTNREMRDIYIEIEAVIQDKT
- a CDS encoding prepilin-type N-terminal cleavage/methylation domain-containing protein, producing MKKREGYLLVEILISMFIFSVLVFVVSVFLKRVVIVEKAKKDNQKMYEKMYFSIDKIVLDIKNRDIQGFSYEGENNNIFVKENQIVFKLNELFYKIEFDKGKLYISDAEDLKKFGSRAEVGKFREARFEKVGELLIIKLNSDKNDSVRAVRI